In Mytilus edulis chromosome 4, xbMytEdul2.2, whole genome shotgun sequence, the following proteins share a genomic window:
- the LOC139518676 gene encoding uncharacterized protein, whose protein sequence is MADDHFCEDLLRLYPDSNPQYQQQLRELNDRLSVDNDNRSNLTVKVYSCYYCKLLFDHPSKLKRHQRNSCTFPCRQCDRHFDSAENLFKHSNIDHTTYQTGSGNTDSNSHTTIKHKSVDKSALLGIARARFIYPNEDNGEKYDLLAFLSGIKHEVKTHLQEMCDELGHIKWYMNCLVQMIKPNGGEGGNDLKNNAHFISKTSNLVDRANIDDEHDINVTYQKIFKSFDEYIRNGSGWSLDHIKHIEINTAKYKPLGGGSYIPLPRTLAATRALLNIRNLDEKCFVYAIIASIHPTCSGDPSKVHHYIPYEHELNMEGIQLPVAPSFVSKFERQNNISVMVLGFEEGEFFPLHVTGLREAHHEVDLLYLKSGNKSHWCLITDLNRLLYRTKCLGRSHKYCRFCLSGFTSEHTLEKHIKYCSKFEAQHVTYPTKGVDDILTFQDHAKQLQTSFVIYADMETFCEPMVTEEPEDNRTSTTKLTKLIPCGYGYQVVCIDDRYTQPPKIYRGENVSEHFLHSLLDENKRIKAILNNPEPLCMTVEDEEDFQSSTHCHICMEEFTDSTIRVRDHAHVSGKFRGASCRDCNLNFKEHTFVPVIFHNLKQFDAHLICSSIGIFKSEEIGCIATNAEKYISFNLSNLRFIDSYQFLNCSLEELVSSMSKENPKETFKHFTKEFDDDKRIALLLKKGTYPYEYIDNAARFNETELPSIDKFYSNLSEKTISQTEYEHAQRVWNQMNIKNIGEYHDLYLKTDVLLLADVFETFRKKWITNYSLDPANYYTLPGLSWQSALKMTGVRLELLTDPTMWLFFEQSIRGGLTMVSCRHAKANNPYLSNYDPALPTSYLMYVDANNLYGLSMSMPLAVGKFQWLSEEEINDFNVLNVSNNADIGYVIECDLDYPDNLHDLHNDFPLAVEKGVITNEMLSPHSRHLYEQANDDGKEYQPSTKLLATLKDKKHYILHYVNLKLYLKLGLVLKKIHNIVSFEQRPWLKQYIDFNTEMRKKATSNFEQKLFKNGNNAIFGKSMESLRKHINFSLCHRWDKFQKLTAKSSFKSFKIFNDHLCGVLQTKTKIFFNKPIYLGQMILDLSKAHMVDYYYNHMKKLYKENVTLCYTDTDSFIMHVRTDDIYRDMSLNSELYDFSNYPADHPLYTKDRKSIIGLFKDECKSIQMVEYIGLRAKMYSFITADDKETVVAKGIKTRNVRFEQYKNTLFNCSPLLSHMYTLRSFNHQIHMVKVVKSGLSPYDDKRHLLDDNVHSLAYFHRKLKEKH, encoded by the coding sequence AGgtctattcatgttattattgtaAACTTCTGTTTGATCACCCTTCCAAACTGAAGAGACACCAGAGAAACAGTTGTACATTTCCATGTCGACAAtgtgatagacattttgattcagcggaaaatttgtttaaacataGCAACATCGATCATACAACTTATCAGACTGGTTCAGGAAACACTGATTCAAATTCACATACTACAATCAAACATAAAAGTGTGGATAAGTCTGCTCTCTTGGGAATAGCACGAGCTCGTTTCATTTATCCGAATGAGGATAATGGGGAAAAGTATGATCTTCTAGCATTTTTATCTGGAATTAAGCATGAGGTAAAAACTCATTTACAAGAGATGTGTGATGAACTCGGTCATATTAAGTGGTATATGAATTGTCTTGTGCAAATGATCAAGCCGAATGGAGGTGAAGGTGGTAATGATTTAAAGAATAATGCACATTTTATCTCGAAGACATCGAATCTAGTTGATAGAGCAAATATAGATGATGAACATGATATTAATGTGacatatcaaaaaatattcaaaagttttgatgAGTATATACGAAATGGGAGCGGTTGGTCATTAGATCATATTAAACACATTGAGATTAATACAGCTAAATATAAACCTTTAGGCGGTGGATCGTATATACCCCTACCAAGAACTCTTGCTGCAACCAGAGCGTTACTCAACATAAGAAACTTAgatgaaaaatgttttgtatatgcTATTATAGCATCCATACATCCTACGTGTTCAGGTGACCCTTCTAAAGTGCATCACTACATCCCATATGAACATGAATTGAACATGGAAGGTATACAATTGCCCGTTGCACCATCATTTGTGAGTAAATTTGAAAGGCAGAATAACATTTCAGTAATGGTGTTAGGATTTGAAGAGGGTGAATTTTTCCCCCTCCATGTAACAGGTCTAAGAGAAGCTCATCATGAAGTTGACTTATTGTATTTGAAAAGTGGGAATAAAAGTCACTGGTGTTTGATTACAGATCTCAATAGACTTTTATATCGAACAAAATGCTTGGGACGCAGTCATAAGTATTGCAGATTCTGTTTATCAGGTTTCACCAGTGAACATACTTTAGAGAAACATATAAAATACTGCTCAAAATTTGAAgctcaacatgtgacatatcccACCAAGGGGGTAGACGATATACTAACATTTCAAGATCACGCCAAACAGTTACAAACATCATTTGTTATTTATGCTGACATGGAAACATTTTGCGAACCTATGGTTACTGAAGAGCCAGAAGATAATCGAACCAGCACAACGAAATTAACAAAGTTGATACCATGCGGGTACGGTTATCAAGTTGTTTGCATCGATGACAGATACACTCAACCACCTAAAATATATAGAGGTGAAAATGTTAGTGAACACTTCCTTCATAGTCTTCTTGACGAAAATAAACGTATAAAGGCTATTTTGAACAATCCTGAACCCTTGTGCATGACTGTTGAAGATGAGGAAGATTTTCAATCAAGTACACATTGCCACATTTGCATGGAAGAATTTACAGATTCCACTATCCGCGTTCGAGACCATGCACATGTTTCAGGTAAATTTCGTGGCGCTTCATGCAGAGATTGCAATCTTAATTTTAAAGAACACACATTCGTGCCAGTTATATTTCATAACCTGAAACAGTTTGATGCACATTTAATCTGTTCCTCGATAGGTATTTTCAAGAGTGAAGAAATTGGCTGCATAGCCACGAATGCAGAAAAGTACATCAGTTTCAACCTATCCAATCTGCGCTTTATCGATTCATACCAGTTTTTGAATTGTTCACTAGAGGAATTGGTATCGTCAATGTCTAAGGAGAATCCgaaagaaacatttaaacattttacaaaagaaTTTGATGATGATAAGCGGATtgctcttttgttgaaaaaaggaacatatCCTTACGAATACATTGACAATGCAGCAAGGTTCAATGAAACTGAATTACCCTCTATAGACAAATTCTACAGCAATTTATCAGAGAAAACAATTAGTCAAACCGAGTATGAACATGCGCAACGGGTATGGAATCAAATGAATATTAAGAATATAGGCGAATATCACGATCTTTATCTAAAAACTGACGTTCTATTATTAGCTGATGTATTTGAAACTTTCAGGAAGAAGTGGATAACGAACTATTCCCTCGACCCTGCAAATTATTACACTCTTCCAGGGCTTTCCTGGCAATCTGCATTGAAAATGACTGGTGTGAGACTTGAGCTATTGACAGATCCTACAATGTGGCTCTTCTTTGAGCAGAGTATACGAGGAGGTTTAACAATGGTGAGCTGCAGACATGCAAAAGCAAACAATCCCTACTTGAGCAATTATGATCCAGCTTTACCAACTTCATACTTGATGTATGTAGATGCGAACAATTTATACGGTTTAAGCATGAGCATGCCATTAGCTGTGGGGAAATTCCAGTGGTTGTCAGAAGAGGAAATAAACGATTTCAATGTCTTAAATGTATCCAATAACGCTGACATCGGATATGTCATTGAATGCGATTTGGATTACCCAGATAACTTACACGATCTTCACAATGATTTTCCTCTTGCAGTTGAAAAAGGAGTGATAACAAATGAAATGCTTTCACCTCATTCACGTCATCTGTATGAGCAAGCAAATGATGATGGGAAAGAATACCAACCGAGCACCAAATTGCTAGCTACTTTGAAAGATAAAAAGCATTACATCTTGCACTATGTGAATCTAAAGTTATACCTCAAACTAGGTTTGGTTTTGAAGAAGATTCACAATATAGTTTCATTTGAACAGCGTCCATGGTTGAAACAGTATATTGACTTCAATACCGAAATGAGGAAAAAGGCTACTAGCAATTTCGagcaaaaactttttaaaaatggcaaCAATGCTATTTTCGGTAAATCAATGGAATCGTTGCGGAAACATATCAACTTCTCTCTCTGTCATAGGTGGGATAAGTTTCAAAAACTTACTgcaaaatcatcatttaaaagctTTAAGATATTCAACGACCACTTGTGCGGCGTGctacaaaccaaaacaaaaattttctTCAACAAACCAATTTACCTAGGACAAATGATTCTCGATCTGTCAAAGGCGCACATGGTTGATTACTACTACAACCACATGAAAAAACTATACAAGGAGAATGTAACATTATGTTACACAGATACTGACAGTTTCATTATGCATGTGAGAACTGATGACATATATAGAGACATGTCGTTAAACAGTGAGCTATATGACTTTTCAAATTATCCAGCTGATCACCCTCTTTACACCAAAGACAGGAAATCGATTATTGGTTTATTCAAAGATGAATGCAAGTCCATTCAAATGGTGGAATATATCGGACTAAGAGCAAAAATGTATAGTTTTATCACCGCAGACGACAAGGAAACTGTAGTAGCAAAGGGTATTAAAACCCGAAATGTTAGATTCGAACAATATAAAAACACCTTGTTCAATTGTTCTCCACTACTCTCGCATATGTACACTTTGAGAAGTTTCAACCATCAGATTCACATGGTGAAGGTTGTGAAAAGTGGACTATCACCATATGATGACAAGAGACACTTGCTGGATGATAATGTGCATTCGCTAGCatattttcatagaaaattaaaagaaaaacattaa
- the LOC139518377 gene encoding uncharacterized protein — MREAIVLLVVFVACQAVFLNLKHDCKTNNDCPNTHCCVTDFHGDTCFHYQNESQPCHLAGHTMHLYKCGCSTGYTCQGIHIDPGHTLPDPDGSIHHAEELLGQVGYGLCVKTST, encoded by the exons ATGAGGGAAGCAATAGTCTTGTTGGTAGTCTTTGTAGCTTGTCag GCCGTGTTTCTCAACTTGAAACACGATTGCAAGACAAACAACGATTGCCCAAATACACATTGTTGTGTGACTGATTTCCATGGTGACACGTGTTTCCATTACCAAAACGAATCGCAACCATGTCATCTAGCAGGACATACTATGCATTTATATAAATGTGGGTGCTCAACTG GTTATACATGCCAGGGAATACATATTGATCCAGGACATACACTTCCGGACCCAGATGGTTCTATTCATCATGCTGAAGAATTACTGGGACAGGTTGGATATGGTTTATGTGTCAAGACTTCgacttaa
- the LOC139518960 gene encoding uncharacterized protein isoform X1: MSPINTMFIFIIICFTMSAVSCSHELRDVCTVEGDTLHCRWTGAGLYNTRIRLDVKKVVFERFFVAGQLDLANNRDLHSIEIKQGNSKCSNVLAAPETITIVNGIHCDNGVIASTTTTAATRVTPGSTLSIGTTDKQLKSTPHAQEEDKGLDNIKIILIMIFASLACVMLLSLMLFCICKKKRTAKTNFRQHQFSFNVDADSLSEIEIADFVNTPKKTV; encoded by the exons atgtcACCCATCAACACCATGTTTATATTCATCATCATTTGTTTCACAATGTCAGCTGTTTCATGCTCGCATGAATTGAGAGATGTATGCACAGTGGAGGGGGATACTCTCCATTGCAGATGGACTGGAGCAGGGCTCTACAACACCAGAATCCGACTAGATGTAAAGAAAGTCGTATTCGAAAGATTTTTTGTTGCCGGACAATTGGACCTTGCAAATAATAGAGACCTGCATTCAATTGAGATCAAACAAGGAAATTCTAAATGCAGCAATGTTTTAGCAGCACCAGAAACAATAACAATTGTTAATGGTATACATTGTGAT aatggaGTCATAGCTTCTACAACAACAACAGCAGCAACAAGAGTAACACCAGGATCCACATTGTCAATCGGCACCACTGATAAACAACTG aaGTCAACACCACATGCACAGGAGGAAGACAAGGGTCTAGATAATATTAAGATCATTCTTATAATGATTTTTG CATCTCTAGCATGTGTTATGCTCTTGTCGCTGATGTTATTTTGCATCTGCAAAAAGAAGAGAACTGCAAAAACCAATTTCCGCCAACACCAATTCTCCTTCAATGTCGATGCAGATTCACTATCCGAAATAGAAATTGCAGATTTTGTTAATACAccaaaaaaaactgtttaa
- the LOC139518960 gene encoding uncharacterized protein isoform X2: MSPINTMFIFIIICFTMSAVSCSHELRDVCTVEGDTLHCRWTGAGLYNTRIRLDVKKVVFERFFVAGQLDLANNRDLHSIEIKQGNSKCSNVLAAPETITIVNGIHCDNGVIASTTTTAATRVTPGSTLSIGTTDKQLKSTPHAQEEDKGLDNIKIILIMIFEYILIAIYERLQEIINYFFPPRENNRRVAPAQQQPPRILRRSNRISIRPQRLTYD, translated from the exons atgtcACCCATCAACACCATGTTTATATTCATCATCATTTGTTTCACAATGTCAGCTGTTTCATGCTCGCATGAATTGAGAGATGTATGCACAGTGGAGGGGGATACTCTCCATTGCAGATGGACTGGAGCAGGGCTCTACAACACCAGAATCCGACTAGATGTAAAGAAAGTCGTATTCGAAAGATTTTTTGTTGCCGGACAATTGGACCTTGCAAATAATAGAGACCTGCATTCAATTGAGATCAAACAAGGAAATTCTAAATGCAGCAATGTTTTAGCAGCACCAGAAACAATAACAATTGTTAATGGTATACATTGTGAT aatggaGTCATAGCTTCTACAACAACAACAGCAGCAACAAGAGTAACACCAGGATCCACATTGTCAATCGGCACCACTGATAAACAACTG aaGTCAACACCACATGCACAGGAGGAAGACAAGGGTCTAGATAATATTAAGATCATTCTTATAATGATTTTTG AATATATCCTCATCGCAATTTATGAAAGGCTTcaagaaattataaattatttttttccaccaCGTGAAAATAACAGACGAGTAGCCCCAGCACAACAACAACCACCAAGAATATTGAGAAGATCAAACAGGATATCTATTCGGCCACAGAGACTAACCTATGATTAA